In Lysinibacillus sp. FSL M8-0337, the following proteins share a genomic window:
- a CDS encoding DUF84 family protein, which yields MEIAIGTTNKAKIQAVQAIVNQYFEKVNFTYVKAASQVSDQPLTTEETRLGAINRAKNTALATDAALSFGLEGGVTEIDGMMYVCNWGALTLADGTTFTAAGAQIILPEEIAQEIRDGRELGPVMEQYTQRLDIRQGTGAVGILTQGIVSRQTMFEHIVALLVGQYLFTLAQ from the coding sequence ATGGAAATAGCGATTGGGACGACGAACAAAGCGAAAATCCAGGCAGTGCAAGCGATTGTTAATCAATATTTTGAAAAAGTAAATTTTACATATGTTAAAGCCGCCTCACAAGTATCAGACCAACCTTTAACTACGGAAGAAACAAGATTAGGGGCCATCAATCGGGCGAAAAATACAGCCCTTGCGACCGATGCAGCACTATCCTTTGGACTTGAAGGTGGTGTCACGGAAATAGATGGTATGATGTATGTTTGCAATTGGGGAGCACTAACATTAGCTGATGGCACAACGTTTACGGCAGCAGGGGCACAAATTATTTTGCCAGAAGAAATTGCCCAGGAAATAAGGGATGGCAGGGAGCTTGGTCCTGTAATGGAACAATATACGCAACGTTTAGATATTCGTCAAGGCACAGGAGCTGTAGGTATTCTTACGCAAGGGATAGTGAGTAGACAGACGATGTTTGAGCATATTGTCGCGCTGCTTGTTGGACAATATTTGTTCACATTAGCACAATGA
- a CDS encoding M42 family metallopeptidase: protein MNEETLQLFKTLTELPGAPGNEHAVRAFMRSELQKYSDEVIQDHLGGIFGVKHSEVADAPKILVAGHMDEVAFMVTSITDNGLIRFQTLGGWWNQVMLAQRVEVYTKNGAIPGVISSIPPHLLTDAERAKPMEIKNMLIDVGADNKEDAIALGVRPGQSIIPVCPFTPMANPKKIMAKAWDNRYGCGLAIELMKEVKDEKLASHLYSGANVMEEVGLRGAQVSANMIQPDLFFALDASPANDMSGDKNQFGQLGKGTLLRILDRTMVTHRGMREFILDTAESNHIPYQYFVSQGGTDAGRVHTSNDGVPSAVIGVCSRYIHTSASIIHIDDYAAAKALIVELVKTADRSTLETIRANV from the coding sequence ATGAATGAGGAAACATTACAATTATTTAAAACTTTAACGGAATTACCGGGTGCACCAGGCAATGAACATGCAGTACGTGCATTTATGCGTTCAGAGCTACAGAAGTACTCAGATGAGGTTATCCAAGATCATTTAGGTGGTATTTTTGGTGTCAAGCATAGTGAAGTAGCAGATGCCCCTAAAATACTTGTAGCAGGTCATATGGACGAAGTAGCATTTATGGTTACATCTATTACTGATAATGGATTAATTCGTTTTCAAACACTTGGAGGCTGGTGGAACCAAGTGATGCTTGCACAACGTGTAGAAGTATATACTAAAAACGGTGCGATTCCAGGTGTAATTTCATCAATTCCACCGCATTTACTTACAGATGCAGAACGTGCAAAACCAATGGAAATCAAAAATATGCTGATTGATGTCGGCGCGGACAATAAAGAAGATGCGATTGCTCTTGGCGTTCGCCCAGGACAGTCGATCATCCCAGTATGTCCATTCACGCCAATGGCCAATCCGAAAAAAATTATGGCAAAAGCGTGGGATAATCGCTATGGCTGTGGACTGGCGATTGAATTAATGAAAGAAGTAAAAGATGAAAAATTAGCTTCACATTTATATTCAGGTGCCAATGTTATGGAAGAGGTTGGATTGCGCGGCGCACAAGTATCAGCGAATATGATACAACCTGATTTATTTTTCGCACTAGATGCATCACCTGCGAACGACATGTCCGGAGATAAAAACCAATTTGGTCAGCTTGGAAAAGGAACATTATTACGAATACTTGACCGTACGATGGTCACACACCGTGGTATGCGTGAATTTATTTTAGATACGGCAGAATCTAATCATATCCCATATCAGTATTTTGTATCGCAAGGCGGCACCGATGCTGGTCGTGTACATACATCAAATGACGGTGTACCAAGTGCTGTGATTGGTGTGTGCTCGCGTTATATCCATACGTCAGCATCAATCATTCATATTGATGACTATGCAGCAGCTAAAGCATTAATCGTAGAATTAGTGAAAACAGCAGATCGTTCGACATTAGAGACGATTCGCGCTAATGTATAA
- a CDS encoding peptidase M4, whose product MKLRDFLIGVATGLAAAVIIKEASEKVSPYVPAGQVLENIKKEFKKDAPIDGSWIFMKTDNFTNGFMTIPVYRGGISRMHEGEMQTFEFAADARSGVVVELIEV is encoded by the coding sequence ATGAAATTACGTGATTTTTTAATTGGTGTTGCAACAGGCCTCGCCGCGGCAGTCATTATTAAAGAAGCCAGTGAAAAAGTTTCTCCGTATGTGCCAGCAGGACAAGTACTTGAAAACATAAAAAAGGAATTTAAAAAAGATGCGCCAATAGACGGTTCTTGGATCTTTATGAAAACAGATAATTTCACAAATGGTTTTATGACAATTCCCGTTTATCGTGGTGGTATTTCACGCATGCACGAGGGTGAAATGCAAACATTCGAGTTCGCTGCCGACGCACGCTCTGGCGTTGTCGTAGAATTAATCGAAGTCTAA
- a CDS encoding ATP-grasp domain-containing protein — translation MATEQPFLPVLLGSDMNAYGMARAFYEAYGIKPLVLGRSHLTATQDSHILEFQEIDRLNEQDVFAPALAQVAKQYADKKLLLLACGDDYAKLIIKNKPVLQEHFTVPYIDESLMDEILLKENFYKMCEKYDFKYPGTTTVTAKNYQDFTPPFDYPIILKASNSVEYWACKFPGKKKVFVAHDEAEKTAILKAIYSSTYQDTMIIQEFIPGDDSYMRVLNAYVGKDGKVKLMCLGNPILEEHSPEGIGSYAAIVTTYDKALMDQVRHFLEDIGYTGFANFDMKYDIRDKQYKLFEINLRNGRSSYYVTASGHNLMKYVADDHMLNIEQQLTYVEDKHLWMIIPKGVLFKYASNEKLKLEAQKLIREGKYTNSLYFDKDMNPKRWVKLTLNNLNYYRKYKKYFNNKGLEE, via the coding sequence ATGGCAACGGAGCAACCATTTTTACCAGTATTATTAGGATCAGATATGAATGCATACGGCATGGCCCGAGCATTTTATGAAGCATATGGCATTAAGCCACTTGTATTAGGACGTTCACATTTAACAGCAACACAGGATAGCCATATATTGGAGTTCCAAGAAATCGATCGTTTAAATGAACAGGACGTATTTGCACCAGCCCTTGCACAAGTTGCAAAACAATACGCTGATAAAAAATTACTGCTACTTGCTTGTGGCGATGATTATGCAAAACTAATTATTAAAAACAAACCGGTCCTACAGGAGCACTTTACAGTACCTTATATTGATGAGTCATTAATGGATGAAATATTATTGAAAGAAAATTTTTATAAAATGTGTGAGAAGTACGACTTTAAGTACCCTGGGACAACAACAGTCACAGCCAAAAACTATCAAGACTTTACACCACCATTTGACTATCCAATTATTTTAAAAGCGTCCAATTCAGTGGAATATTGGGCTTGTAAATTCCCAGGAAAGAAAAAGGTCTTCGTTGCACATGATGAAGCGGAAAAGACGGCTATCTTAAAAGCGATTTATAGCTCTACTTACCAAGATACAATGATTATTCAAGAATTCATCCCTGGTGATGATTCGTATATGCGTGTGTTAAATGCATATGTAGGGAAAGACGGGAAAGTGAAGCTAATGTGCCTAGGTAATCCAATTTTGGAAGAGCATTCGCCTGAAGGAATTGGTAGTTATGCAGCAATCGTAACGACATATGATAAAGCGCTAATGGATCAAGTGCGCCACTTTTTAGAGGATATCGGCTATACGGGCTTTGCTAACTTCGATATGAAGTATGATATTCGCGATAAACAGTATAAGTTATTTGAAATTAATTTACGTAACGGTCGCTCAAGCTATTATGTAACCGCAAGTGGTCATAATTTAATGAAATATGTAGCGGATGACCATATGTTAAATATTGAGCAACAGTTAACATATGTTGAGGATAAACATTTATGGATGATTATTCCGAAGGGTGTGCTATTTAAATACGCATCAAACGAAAAGCTTAAACTAGAAGCGCAAAAATTGATTCGTGAAGGGAAGTACACCAATTCACTTTACTTCGATAAAGATATGAATCCAAAGCGATGGGTAAAGCTTACGCTAAATAATCTAAACTATTACCGAAAATATAAAAAGTATTTTAATAATAAAGGTTTAGAAGAATAA
- a CDS encoding PTS sugar transporter subunit IIC, translating to MKNFINNVLTGMSMGIVVCLIPNALVGEILKLIIPYVPQLEIILNTSVLAMSLLPVVIGVMTGICFKLTPVQTCSVGLAAFVGSGVYTIDPDTGITIAGIGVVINIGITTALAVLFVQFLGNKLKDFTLLLMPALAMFVPGLIGNAILPYVRTGSGYVGLMIEHLTTLQPVVMGSLIAMIFSILIISPISTIGVATVIMLSGIGAGAANLGVCASGVGMCIASYKANNIGTAIAHVASAKIQMRNFFMKPKIAFPMIITAGILGALAGLFEIVGTPYSAGFGLGGFVGPLKYLSLVGWTPYTITVAITLFIALPIILNVILLRIFSMKLKWITSNDYKVHYE from the coding sequence ATGAAAAATTTTATTAATAATGTACTAACCGGTATGAGTATGGGGATTGTCGTTTGTTTAATTCCAAACGCATTAGTTGGAGAAATATTAAAATTAATTATTCCCTACGTACCTCAGTTAGAAATTATTTTAAATACATCGGTTTTAGCTATGAGTCTATTGCCAGTTGTTATAGGTGTAATGACAGGTATTTGCTTTAAATTAACGCCTGTTCAAACATGTAGTGTTGGACTAGCTGCATTTGTCGGTAGCGGTGTCTACACAATTGATCCTGATACAGGCATTACCATCGCCGGTATAGGTGTGGTAATTAATATCGGGATTACGACAGCTTTGGCTGTACTTTTTGTGCAATTTTTAGGAAATAAGCTGAAAGATTTTACACTTCTTTTAATGCCTGCACTTGCTATGTTCGTACCTGGTTTAATCGGAAATGCCATTTTACCGTATGTGCGTACAGGCTCAGGCTATGTTGGTCTGATGATTGAGCATTTAACGACATTACAACCTGTTGTAATGGGCTCGCTAATTGCCATGATCTTCTCTATCTTAATCATTTCACCAATCTCTACAATCGGTGTTGCGACAGTTATTATGTTATCAGGCATCGGTGCAGGGGCAGCGAATCTCGGTGTTTGTGCATCTGGCGTTGGGATGTGTATTGCAAGTTATAAAGCAAATAATATTGGGACAGCGATTGCCCATGTTGCTTCAGCAAAAATTCAAATGCGTAATTTTTTCATGAAACCAAAAATAGCTTTTCCGATGATTATCACGGCGGGAATATTAGGGGCATTAGCAGGGCTGTTTGAAATCGTAGGTACTCCATATAGTGCAGGTTTCGGTTTAGGTGGTTTTGTTGGACCGTTAAAATATTTAAGTTTAGTCGGATGGACACCTTATACAATCACTGTAGCTATTACACTATTTATCGCCTTACCAATTATATTAAATGTCATCTTACTACGAATCTTCTCGATGAAATTAAAATGGATTACATCCAATGATTACAAAGTACATTATGAATAA
- a CDS encoding MBL fold metallo-hydrolase, whose product MDQLKFHNMTLSWLNGGVTCLDGGAMFGVVPKPLWSRKYPVNENNQIELPTEPILIQYGEKNYLIDTGVGFNKLNEKQLRNYGVTEESTLADSLQELGLTTADIDAVLMTHLHFDHAGGLTQWEGEVLVPTFPNAKIYVTQIEWDEMREPNIRSKNTYWKENWEPVQHLVETYESSLEVAPGIEMIHTGGHSDGHAIIKLSQNGEVMIHMADIMPTHAHQNPLWVLAYDDYPMTSVFAKERMMKEALANGYSFIFYHDAYYRMVKWNETGKEMVAKLERSRQAVITF is encoded by the coding sequence ATGGATCAGTTAAAGTTTCACAATATGACATTATCATGGCTAAACGGGGGTGTCACTTGCCTTGATGGCGGTGCAATGTTTGGCGTAGTACCAAAACCACTTTGGTCACGTAAATATCCAGTAAACGAAAACAATCAAATTGAATTACCAACAGAGCCTATTTTAATTCAATATGGTGAAAAAAATTACCTTATTGATACGGGTGTCGGTTTTAACAAATTAAATGAAAAGCAACTGCGAAACTATGGCGTAACAGAGGAATCGACGCTAGCTGATAGTTTACAAGAACTTGGTCTAACAACTGCTGATATTGATGCAGTCTTAATGACACATTTACATTTTGATCATGCGGGTGGTCTGACACAATGGGAAGGTGAAGTTTTAGTTCCTACATTCCCGAATGCCAAAATCTATGTAACACAAATTGAGTGGGATGAAATGCGTGAGCCAAATATTCGCTCGAAAAACACGTATTGGAAAGAAAACTGGGAGCCTGTACAGCATTTAGTTGAAACGTACGAAAGCTCTTTAGAGGTAGCTCCTGGCATTGAAATGATCCACACAGGTGGTCATAGTGATGGACATGCCATCATTAAGTTGTCACAAAATGGTGAGGTCATGATACATATGGCCGATATTATGCCAACTCATGCGCATCAAAATCCATTATGGGTGTTAGCATATGATGATTATCCGATGACGAGTGTATTTGCCAAGGAACGAATGATGAAAGAAGCTTTAGCAAACGGCTACAGTTTTATTTTCTACCATGATGCGTATTATCGAATGGTTAAATGGAATGAAACAGGTAAGGAAATGGTTGCTAAGTTAGAACGCAGCAGACAAGCGGTTATAACATTTTAA
- the trmB gene encoding tRNA (guanosine(46)-N7)-methyltransferase TrmB yields the protein MRLRNKPWAEEMITNHPEVIIPNPEDFKGNWQAVFGNNHPLHIEVGTGKGQFVTGMALQNPDINYIGIELYDSVIVCALENILEAKSPANLRLLKVNGADLNKFFEKNDVDRVYLNFSDPWPKLRHAKRRLTHEGFLKLYESILVDNGEVHFKTDNRGLFEYSLVSMSEYGMLLKYVSLDLHANMPEDNIMTEYEQKFSAKGQPIYRLESQFITK from the coding sequence TTGAGATTACGAAATAAGCCTTGGGCAGAGGAAATGATTACAAATCATCCAGAGGTGATTATTCCAAATCCTGAAGACTTTAAAGGAAATTGGCAAGCGGTTTTTGGCAACAATCACCCATTACACATTGAAGTAGGTACTGGGAAGGGTCAATTTGTAACCGGAATGGCTCTGCAAAATCCAGATATTAATTATATCGGTATTGAGCTTTATGATAGCGTCATCGTTTGCGCATTAGAAAACATTCTTGAAGCTAAATCTCCAGCGAATTTACGTTTGTTAAAAGTAAATGGCGCAGATTTAAATAAATTCTTTGAAAAAAATGATGTAGACCGCGTGTATTTGAATTTCTCAGATCCTTGGCCAAAATTACGCCATGCAAAGCGTCGTTTAACGCATGAGGGTTTTTTGAAATTATATGAGTCGATTCTAGTGGATAACGGGGAAGTTCATTTTAAAACGGACAACCGTGGACTGTTCGAGTATTCGTTAGTTAGTATGTCTGAATATGGTATGTTACTGAAGTATGTATCACTCGACCTACATGCAAATATGCCAGAAGATAATATTATGACAGAATACGAGCAGAAATTTTCTGCTAAAGGTCAGCCGATTTATCGCTTAGAATCGCAATTTATTACAAAATAA
- a CDS encoding diacylglycerol kinase family protein, translating to MHVLFIVNERAGNGKGKIVWNRLQRHLTIDYQVALTQYEGHGQEIASEWAQNGQIKKLIIVVGGDGTVHEVVSGIVHNDFVVIGVISAGSGNDFARYFPTFQNATQIEAYVRTEMLERSIDIGKIQLGTMHDEIFVNNAGLGFDAYVTKHINKSRLKYYFNKIGLGKLSYAAAVVRGLFRFTCFDVTVYTNNQTQQFQNVWFVATSNQPYFGGGMKISPMSNALDGQIELTIVHNIARWKLLLVFATVFFEKHTKFREITFLQSNQFEIVVHAKSVDCHTDGNYIGAIKQDTIVRCTIQQQAWKCIKLEKTKNVISQ from the coding sequence ATGCATGTATTATTTATTGTGAATGAGCGTGCAGGGAATGGCAAAGGGAAAATTGTTTGGAATAGACTACAACGACATTTAACGATTGATTATCAAGTGGCTCTGACACAATATGAAGGACATGGGCAAGAAATTGCGAGCGAATGGGCTCAAAACGGGCAAATAAAAAAGTTAATCATTGTTGTTGGTGGAGATGGCACCGTTCATGAGGTGGTTAGTGGCATTGTACATAATGATTTTGTTGTGATTGGTGTGATAAGTGCAGGCTCTGGTAACGACTTTGCACGTTATTTTCCAACATTTCAAAATGCAACACAAATTGAAGCTTACGTCAGAACGGAAATGCTTGAGCGTTCGATAGATATAGGAAAGATTCAACTAGGAACTATGCACGATGAAATATTCGTCAATAATGCAGGGCTTGGCTTTGATGCCTATGTCACAAAGCATATTAATAAGTCACGTCTAAAATACTATTTTAATAAAATTGGGTTAGGAAAACTATCTTATGCTGCGGCAGTAGTTAGGGGACTGTTTCGTTTTACTTGTTTCGATGTAACGGTTTATACAAACAATCAAACACAGCAATTTCAAAATGTATGGTTTGTAGCAACGAGCAATCAACCGTACTTTGGTGGAGGAATGAAAATTTCACCTATGTCTAATGCATTGGACGGCCAAATTGAATTAACCATTGTTCATAATATTGCAAGATGGAAGCTACTACTAGTTTTCGCTACTGTTTTTTTTGAGAAGCATACAAAATTCCGAGAAATAACTTTTTTACAAAGCAATCAATTTGAGATTGTTGTACATGCAAAGAGCGTTGATTGTCATACAGATGGTAACTACATTGGTGCAATTAAACAGGATACAATTGTGCGCTGTACAATCCAACAACAAGCATGGAAATGTATAAAATTAGAAAAAACAAAAAACGTCATTTCGCAATAA
- a CDS encoding nuclease-related domain-containing protein has protein sequence MAQLVKIQDYISRYQIDLARYPTQFVRLKKSQWDRIKRQWELGEDITEWQHTANEKDNDALEEKERFSLFKKIFAGRHKEDVQEDIEQIDVTNELTNDEDIIPEEETTLSFEPNIVYAPQSIHELKRMFIDQFFHFQMKWASSTLREKSYVDPRFLRDSLLRTLLQKLPDNYLVFYYPILQVRKAPIELDVVLMSPTECICITVLEAENQAVYVGGSERFWEKKVGTKDSKVLNPMINLSRMESVLTQLFKQDQVDMPIRKVILTRNGYFDYPGSSFNIRLVDRRNYNEWLHALRNVSSPMKHMQIRAAQTILNNVQTTSFNRDIWQQTSSKAED, from the coding sequence ATGGCACAATTAGTGAAAATACAAGATTATATTTCACGTTATCAAATTGATTTAGCTAGATATCCAACTCAATTTGTACGTTTAAAGAAAAGTCAATGGGATCGAATTAAACGTCAATGGGAATTGGGCGAAGATATTACCGAGTGGCAGCATACGGCGAATGAAAAAGACAATGATGCATTGGAAGAAAAAGAGCGCTTCTCACTCTTTAAAAAGATTTTTGCAGGGCGACACAAAGAAGACGTGCAAGAAGATATTGAGCAAATCGACGTTACAAACGAATTAACAAATGACGAAGATATTATTCCTGAAGAAGAAACAACTTTATCATTTGAACCGAATATAGTGTACGCACCTCAGTCTATTCATGAGTTGAAGCGAATGTTTATAGATCAGTTTTTTCATTTCCAAATGAAGTGGGCGAGTTCCACTTTGCGAGAAAAATCTTATGTCGATCCTCGATTTTTACGTGATTCTTTGTTACGAACATTGCTACAAAAACTACCAGATAATTATTTAGTTTTTTACTATCCTATTTTGCAAGTGAGAAAGGCACCAATTGAGCTAGATGTTGTGTTAATGTCTCCTACGGAATGTATTTGTATTACTGTACTTGAGGCAGAGAATCAAGCAGTGTATGTAGGTGGAAGTGAACGTTTTTGGGAGAAAAAAGTGGGCACAAAAGATTCTAAAGTACTGAATCCAATGATTAATTTAAGTAGAATGGAATCTGTGTTAACTCAATTATTTAAGCAAGATCAAGTCGACATGCCGATTCGCAAAGTTATTTTAACACGCAATGGCTATTTCGATTATCCAGGCTCATCTTTTAACATTCGATTAGTGGATCGTCGTAATTATAATGAATGGTTGCATGCTTTAAGAAACGTATCATCTCCTATGAAGCATATGCAAATCCGCGCTGCACAAACAATTTTAAATAACGTCCAAACGACTTCGTTTAATCGTGATATTTGGCAACAGACATCTTCAAAAGCTGAGGACTAA
- the dat gene encoding D-amino-acid transaminase, whose product MAYSLWNDQIVEEGSITVSPEDRGYQFGDGIYEVIKVYNGHMFTAQEHIDRFYASAEKIRLVIPYTKDVLHKLLHDLIEKNNLETGHVYFQITRGATSRNHIFPDASVPAILTGNVKTGERSIENFEKGVKATLVEDVRWLRCDIKSLNLLGAVLAKQEASEKGCYEAILHRGDIITECSSANVYGIKDGKLYTHPANNYILNGITRQVILKCAAEINLPVIEEPMTKGDLLAMDEIIVSSVSSEVTPVIDVDGQQIGAGVPGEWTRKLQKAFEAKLPISINA is encoded by the coding sequence ATGGCATACTCATTATGGAATGATCAAATCGTTGAAGAAGGATCTATTACAGTTTCACCAGAAGACCGTGGTTATCAATTTGGTGATGGTATTTACGAAGTAATCAAAGTATATAATGGACATATGTTCACAGCACAAGAGCACATTGATCGTTTCTATGCTAGTGCCGAAAAAATTCGTCTTGTTATCCCTTATACAAAAGATGTGTTACACAAATTATTGCATGATTTAATCGAAAAAAATAATTTAGAAACAGGTCATGTTTACTTCCAAATTACACGTGGAGCAACTTCTCGTAACCACATTTTCCCTGATGCAAGCGTACCAGCAATTCTAACAGGGAATGTTAAAACTGGTGAACGTTCAATTGAAAATTTCGAAAAAGGCGTAAAAGCAACATTGGTGGAAGATGTTCGTTGGTTACGTTGCGATATTAAATCTTTAAATTTACTTGGAGCGGTACTTGCGAAACAAGAAGCATCTGAAAAAGGTTGCTACGAAGCCATTTTACACCGTGGTGATATTATCACAGAATGTTCTTCTGCTAATGTCTATGGTATTAAAGATGGTAAACTTTATACGCACCCAGCAAATAACTACATCTTAAATGGTATTACACGCCAAGTGATATTAAAATGTGCAGCTGAAATAAATTTACCAGTGATTGAAGAGCCGATGACGAAAGGCGATTTATTAGCAATGGATGAAATTATTGTGTCTTCTGTTTCATCTGAAGTGACACCGGTTATTGATGTGGATGGTCAGCAAATTGGCGCAGGTGTTCCTGGTGAATGGACTCGTAAATTACAAAAAGCATTTGAGGCAAAATTACCAATTTCAATTAATGCTTAA
- the pepV gene encoding dipeptidase PepV translates to MDWLQAAKERQDELIQELQELVQINSVLDEKTITADVPFGEGPLKALEWLLAKGKAQGLQTKNVDNYAGHIEMGQGEELLGILCHVDVVPVGDESNWTYPPFSGTIADGKLFARGAIDDKGPTVAAWMAMKLVKDAGIQLNKRVRMIIGTDEETGFRCVDHYFKNEEMPTIGFAPDADFPLINAEKGIAALVLSQKQIGDATKEQLLLFNAGKRSNMVPDFAKATVQFVSSPFEQNFQTFLSKNQLEGSLLMEGSHYIITIKGKAAHAMEPEKGVNAAVYLAAFLQQELTTEGSKQFVDFIVDVFHQDHYGHALALQYEDDMSGQTTLNPGIVTYDATQGGNMVISFRYSVTYPFDDKITEAQRLAADKGFSLDIQENSKPHYVSEDDPLIQTLAGVYRRQTGDNETPLLSTGGGTYARVLKKGVAFGMLFPGDPDVMHRADEYVIVDKLVQAAAIYAEAIAELAGK, encoded by the coding sequence ATGGATTGGTTACAGGCTGCAAAAGAAAGACAAGATGAATTAATTCAAGAGTTGCAAGAGCTTGTGCAAATTAATAGTGTACTGGATGAAAAAACAATAACTGCGGATGTGCCTTTTGGTGAAGGACCGTTAAAGGCATTGGAATGGTTGTTAGCAAAAGGGAAAGCACAAGGGTTACAAACAAAAAATGTTGATAATTATGCTGGACATATCGAAATGGGCCAAGGTGAAGAGTTACTGGGTATTTTATGTCACGTAGATGTTGTCCCTGTAGGTGATGAATCAAACTGGACGTATCCACCTTTTAGCGGCACGATTGCAGATGGCAAATTATTTGCGCGCGGTGCTATTGACGATAAGGGCCCAACAGTTGCTGCATGGATGGCAATGAAGCTTGTAAAAGATGCAGGTATTCAATTAAACAAACGTGTGCGTATGATTATCGGGACAGATGAAGAAACAGGCTTCCGCTGTGTCGACCACTATTTTAAAAACGAGGAAATGCCAACAATCGGTTTCGCTCCTGATGCGGATTTCCCACTGATTAATGCCGAAAAAGGCATTGCTGCGCTTGTATTGTCTCAAAAGCAGATTGGGGATGCAACGAAAGAACAGCTACTACTATTTAATGCTGGAAAGCGTTCAAATATGGTACCTGATTTTGCAAAAGCGACAGTTCAATTCGTATCTTCACCATTCGAACAGAATTTTCAAACATTTTTAAGTAAAAATCAGCTAGAAGGCTCTTTATTAATGGAGGGTTCTCACTATATAATAACTATCAAAGGAAAAGCAGCCCATGCAATGGAACCTGAAAAAGGTGTCAATGCAGCTGTTTACCTTGCAGCGTTTTTACAACAAGAGTTAACGACTGAAGGAAGTAAGCAATTTGTCGATTTTATCGTTGATGTATTCCATCAGGATCATTATGGTCACGCACTAGCATTACAATATGAAGATGACATGTCCGGACAAACAACATTAAATCCTGGTATTGTAACGTATGATGCAACGCAAGGTGGCAATATGGTTATTAGTTTCCGCTACTCTGTAACGTATCCATTTGATGACAAAATAACAGAAGCGCAACGATTAGCTGCAGACAAAGGATTTTCACTCGATATTCAAGAAAACTCAAAACCTCATTATGTTAGTGAGGACGATCCGTTAATCCAAACGTTAGCTGGTGTTTATCGCCGACAAACGGGAGATAACGAAACACCTTTGCTTTCAACTGGCGGTGGCACGTATGCACGCGTCTTGAAAAAAGGTGTGGCATTCGGCATGCTTTTCCCTGGGGATCCAGATGTCATGCATCGTGCGGATGAATATGTAATTGTTGATAAATTAGTACAAGCTGCTGCTATTTATGCGGAAGCCATTGCAGAACTAGCTGGGAAGTAA
- a CDS encoding DeoR family transcriptional regulator, with translation MKPTTDRMLNRIKDVYMFILDKGTVSTQDLVEEFSITPRTVQRDLNVLAFNDLVMSPSRGKWTTTSKKVKLTS, from the coding sequence ATGAAACCAACTACTGATCGAATGCTTAATCGTATTAAAGATGTGTACATGTTTATTTTAGACAAAGGAACCGTGTCTACACAGGATTTAGTCGAAGAGTTTAGCATCACTCCTCGCACCGTTCAAAGAGATTTGAACGTGTTAGCCTTTAACGATTTGGTGATGAGTCCAAGTCGAGGCAAATGGACAACGACGAGTAAAAAAGTAAAATTGACGTCTTAG